In Aedes albopictus strain Foshan chromosome 3, AalbF5, whole genome shotgun sequence, the following are encoded in one genomic region:
- the LOC115270463 gene encoding uncharacterized protein LOC115270463 produces MLPEVLKFIRESDEKVIHVDTLLDRIGTEPTAPENASSHLAQALADGRRLGLVSIQRDRIKPLVPLDGQSEPLNFASQLLLLTTQAPKLDDLPDDGGSRVEEASEGRLLRPRKPDMRQPPPKTPLAGGQSRGGYVRSKLDPEPKADGRRMRVSGIMQAAGSKRTVGRSRSGARKRSRSRRGRSASRARSRGGRRRGQSSRSRSRSRR; encoded by the exons ATGTTGCCGGAAGTTCTGAAATTCATTCGAGAATCCGACGAGAAAG TCATCCACGTCGATACCCTTCTGGACCGTATCGGCACCGAACCAACGGCACCGGAAAACGCCAGTTCCCACCTGGCCCAAGCGCTAGCCGACGGTCGCCGCTTAGGATTAGTATCAATTCAGCGCGACCGCATCAAACCACTGGTTCCGTTGGATGGACAGTCAGAGCCCCTCAATTTCGCCTCGCAGCTACTTCTGCTGACCACTCAAGCCCCCAAGCTCGACGACCTACCCGATGATGGTGGTAGCCGCGTCGAAGAAGCCTCCGAAGGAAGATTGCTACGACCGAGGAAACCGGACATGCGCCAGCCTCCTCCTAAAACACCTCTTGCAGGTGGTCAATCCCGTGGTGGATACGTCCGTTCCAAACTGGATCCTGAGCCGAAGGCCGATGGGCGTCGAATGAGAGTTTCCGGAATAATGCAGGCCGCTGGTTCAAAGCGAACTGTAGGACGCAGCAGAAGTGGGGCAAGGAAGCGATCCCGTAGCCGGCGTGGCCGATCGGCTTCCAGGGCTCGTTCCCGGGGAGGGCGCAGACGTGGTCAGAGCAGTCGTTCCCGTTCTCGCTCGCGTCGTTAG